A region from the Brachyspira hampsonii genome encodes:
- a CDS encoding MotA/TolQ/ExbB proton channel family protein, with product MNGIFGSESLLNSAMMVCWIGLLISSILGLTIIIDRFIYFTRIKSQDNSLAPKLISLIKDKELKAAIALCETAKSPLANIVMSGLKNSDMPKEAMQSTSNKELPRLERFISALSTISTVAPLLGLLGTILGMIQSFAVISVAGSGNPSALASGIANALLTTAAGLIIAIPTVVFYNYFVNTLNERILFIENLSNEVSDYIINERNTKTEN from the coding sequence ATGAATGGTATATTCGGTTCTGAAAGTCTTTTAAATTCGGCTATGATGGTTTGCTGGATAGGACTTCTAATATCTTCAATCTTGGGATTAACAATAATAATTGATAGATTCATTTACTTTACTAGAATAAAATCACAGGATAATTCATTGGCTCCTAAACTCATTTCTTTAATAAAAGATAAAGAATTAAAAGCGGCCATTGCCTTATGCGAAACAGCAAAATCGCCTTTGGCAAATATTGTTATGTCAGGTCTTAAAAATTCTGATATGCCAAAAGAAGCTATGCAAAGTACATCCAATAAAGAACTTCCAAGACTTGAAAGATTTATTTCTGCACTCTCAACAATATCAACTGTTGCTCCATTGCTTGGACTTTTAGGTACTATTCTTGGTATGATACAATCCTTTGCTGTAATATCAGTTGCTGGAAGCGGAAACCCTTCTGCTTTGGCTTCAGGTATTGCTAATGCTCTTCTTACTACTGCAGCAGGACTTATCATTGCTATACCTACAGTTGTATTTTATAATTATTTCGTAAATACTCTTAATGAAAGAATATTATTTATAGAAAATTTATCAAATGAAGTTTCTGATTATATAATAAATGAACGCAATACTAAAACTGAAAATTAG
- a CDS encoding HPr family phosphocarrier protein, with amino-acid sequence MTLTNVVTIKSKNGMHLRPAGVLSQISSKNEYSNIGIFLLYNGVRADAKSVFNIMGLGAFQGANLILEIEYEDGMEETAKQAEKELINFFEEGYIHAEVPEDD; translated from the coding sequence ATGACATTAACAAATGTAGTAACAATCAAAAGCAAAAATGGAATGCATCTAAGACCAGCAGGAGTTCTATCACAAATATCAAGTAAAAATGAATACTCAAATATAGGAATATTTTTACTTTATAATGGCGTAAGAGCAGATGCAAAAAGTGTATTTAATATTATGGGACTTGGAGCATTTCAAGGAGCCAATCTAATATTAGAAATAGAATATGAAGATGGAATGGAAGAAACAGCTAAACAGGCTGAAAAAGAATTAATAAATTTCTTTGAAGAAGGATATATTCACGCTGAAGTTCCAGAAGATGACTAA
- a CDS encoding GntP family permease has protein sequence MISYFVIAMLAISIIVVMILTIKFKVHPFIAMLLVAIFLAFTLHVPSNNDTNYITEISALIGKGFGNALASVGIIIVLGSVIGNILEMSGAALKLGEIVLRIVGKSHPALAMNILGFIVSIPVFCDSGYLILTPLRKAVAKKSGASPVALSVALSTGLYASHALIPPTPGPAAVVNLFGLEAHLLTIIIIGLIVAIPTSLAGAIYGIFISKYIKKTNYPDKSPTYETLISDIGGLPPAWKSLAPIVVPIILMAIGSIVRFDSFRLGNGIIRNIFIFLGEPSMALFIGFLFSLLLTHKFNKEEISMWIGDGIRSSGSILAIVGASGAFAEVLKSTELAKIIPELGHVFGALNMGLILPFIMASALKIILGSSTIAVVTVATLFAPLLGTLGFNTPISQILVLMAIGAGSMIASHANDSYFWIVVELSGLKIKDAYKARTLATFVQGITALIIIMILALLFR, from the coding sequence ATGATTAGTTATTTTGTAATAGCTATGTTGGCAATATCTATTATTGTAGTTATGATTTTAACAATAAAGTTTAAAGTTCATCCATTCATAGCTATGCTATTAGTAGCAATATTTCTAGCTTTCACACTTCATGTCCCATCTAATAATGATACAAACTATATAACAGAAATATCTGCTTTAATTGGTAAAGGTTTTGGCAATGCTTTGGCAAGTGTAGGCATAATAATAGTTTTAGGAAGTGTTATAGGTAATATATTAGAAATGTCCGGTGCTGCCTTAAAATTAGGGGAGATAGTATTAAGAATAGTAGGTAAATCTCATCCGGCTTTGGCTATGAATATATTAGGTTTTATAGTGTCAATACCTGTATTTTGTGATTCTGGATATTTAATACTAACACCATTAAGAAAAGCTGTTGCCAAGAAAAGCGGAGCATCTCCTGTTGCATTATCAGTTGCATTGTCTACTGGGCTTTATGCATCTCATGCTTTAATACCTCCAACTCCTGGTCCTGCTGCAGTTGTAAATCTATTCGGACTAGAAGCACATTTATTGACAATAATAATAATAGGACTAATAGTTGCCATTCCAACTTCTTTGGCTGGTGCTATATACGGTATATTTATTTCTAAATACATAAAAAAAACAAATTACCCAGATAAATCTCCAACTTATGAAACTTTAATAAGTGATATAGGAGGACTTCCTCCCGCTTGGAAATCTCTAGCCCCTATAGTAGTGCCAATAATATTGATGGCAATTGGAAGTATTGTTAGATTTGATTCTTTTAGATTAGGAAATGGAATAATAAGAAACATATTTATATTTTTAGGTGAGCCGTCTATGGCATTATTTATAGGCTTTTTATTCTCACTTTTACTAACTCATAAATTTAATAAAGAAGAAATATCTATGTGGATAGGTGATGGTATAAGGTCTTCCGGAAGTATTTTAGCTATAGTTGGTGCGAGCGGTGCTTTTGCAGAAGTATTAAAATCAACCGAATTAGCCAAAATCATACCGGAATTAGGACATGTATTCGGAGCATTAAATATGGGTTTAATACTGCCTTTTATTATGGCATCAGCTTTAAAAATAATATTAGGATCATCTACAATAGCAGTTGTTACTGTGGCTACACTTTTTGCGCCTCTCCTTGGTACATTGGGATTTAATACTCCTATATCTCAAATATTAGTATTAATGGCTATAGGAGCAGGCTCTATGATAGCTTCCCATGCTAATGATAGTTATTTTTGGATAGTCGTAGAATTATCTGGTTTAAAAATAAAAGATGCATATAAAGCTAGAACTTTAGCTACTTTTGTACAAGGTATTACAGCATTAATTATTATAATGATACTAGCTTTATTATTCAGATAA
- the dut gene encoding dUTP diphosphatase codes for MLKIKIINKSKNPLPKYQTSGSSGLDLHANIEEPITLNKNDIVLIPTGLFIEIPEGYEAQVRSRSSLALKNGIFCLNSPATIDSDYRGELKIILASLTDTPFTINNGDRIAQMVFAKVEKIYFEEADSLSDTDRGEGGFGSTNK; via the coding sequence ATGCTCAAAATAAAAATTATTAATAAATCTAAAAATCCTTTACCTAAATATCAAACATCTGGTTCATCAGGACTTGATTTACATGCCAATATAGAGGAACCTATTACTTTAAATAAAAATGATATAGTATTAATACCAACAGGACTTTTTATCGAGATTCCTGAAGGTTATGAAGCACAAGTTAGAAGCAGAAGTTCTTTAGCATTAAAAAACGGTATTTTCTGCTTAAACTCTCCTGCAACAATAGACAGTGATTATAGGGGAGAATTAAAAATAATATTAGCATCTTTAACTGATACGCCATTTACTATAAATAATGGTGATAGGATAGCTCAAATGGTTTTTGCTAAAGTTGAAAAGATATATTTTGAAGAAGCAGACTCATTATCTGATACTGATAGGGGAGAAGGCGGATTTGGAAGTACAAATAAATAA